The following is a genomic window from Hydrogenothermus marinus.
AAGATTTCCTTTACCTTTCATCTTTGTTGCTTCTATTTTTAAAACTTCTCCACCAACTTCTGTCCAAGCTAATCCTTGAACAACACCAACTTCATCTTTTCTTTCTTTTTCAGGAACATAGATAGGTGCTCCAAGAAATTTTTTTACAACAGATTTTGTTATTTTGTACTTTTTCTTTTTACCTTTTAAAGCTATTTCTTTTGCTATTTTTCTTAATATCTCATTAATTCTTCTTTCAAGACTTCTAACACCTGCTTCTCGTGTATATCCTCTAATTAAAAATTGAAGTCCAGGTCTTGTAAATTCTACTAAGTTTTTATTTATTCCTGTTTCTTTTAACTGTTTTGGAATAAGATATTTTTCTGCTATATGTAATTTTTCTTCTTCTGAATAACCAGGAATTCTAATTACTTCCATTCTATCAAGTAAAGGTCTTGGAATAGTATCTATTCTATTTGCAGTACATATAAACATAACTTCTGATAAATCAAATGGAACTCCAAGATATAAATCTACAAACTCTTTATTTTGTTCTGGGTCTAAAACTTCTAAAAGTGCAGAGGCAGGATCTCCTCTAAAATCCATTGCCAATTTATCAACTTCATCAAGCATTATTACAGGATTTTTAGTTCCTGCTTGTTTTATTGCCTGTATTATTCTTCCTGGCATAGCTCCAACATATGTTCTTCTATGGCCTCTAATTTCTGCCTCATCTCTAACACCACCAAGGGCAATTCTTGTAAATTTTCTTCCTAAGGCTTTTGCTATAGACCTTCCAAGAGATGTTTTCCCTACTCCTGGTGGCCCAACAAAACAAAGTATTGGTCCTTTTATCCCTTTTCCTTTTCTTAATTTTTGTATAGCAAGATACTCTATTATTCTTTCTTTTACTTTTTCTAAATCATAATGATCTTCATCTAATATTTTTTGTGCTTTTTTTAAGTTTAATATATCTTTTGTTTTTTTATTCCAAGGAAGTTCAACAAGCCAATCTAAATATGATCTAATTACACCTGCTTCTGCAGAATCAGGATGCATTTTTTCAAGTCTTTTTAACTGCTTTAATGCCTCTTCTTCTATTTCTTTTGGCATTTTAGCTTCTTTTATTTTCTTTTGATACTCTTCTATCTCTTCTTGTCTTTCATCTTTTTCACCAAGTTCTTCTTGTATTGCTTTTATTTGCTGTCTTAAGAAGTATTCCCGTTGATCTTTTTCCATTTGCTCTCTTGCTGCATTTCTTATTTTTTGCTGTACTTCCAGAAGTCCAACTTCTTTAATTAAAAGATCATGAACCTTTCTTAATCTTTCTATAGGATCTATTATTTCAAGAATTTCTTGAGCTTCTTTTGACTGAATATCAAGAACAGAAGCAACTAAATCTGCAAGTCTTCCTGGTTCATCTACTGATTTAATAATACTTATAAGATCTGGTAAAATTTGCTTTCCATATCCAACTGCTTTATCTAATAAATCTTTTACAGAATGTATTAAAGCCTCTACTTCTAAACTTTCTGTATATTCTTCATCTTTATCTAAGATTTCAACCTGAACTTTATAAAGATCATTCTCTTTTATGAATTTTTTTATCTTTCCTCTTGCAACACCTTGAACAAGGATTTTAACTCTATCATCTTCAAGTTTTACCATTCTAAGAATTGTAGCAACTGTTCCTATTTTGTAAATATCATCTTCTTCTGGTGTTTCTATATCTTTTTCTTTTTGTAAAGCTAAAAATATATATCTATCATTATTTTCTATAGCTTCTTCTATTGCATTTATAGAAAATTTTCTTCCTACAAAAATAGGAAACACCATATATGGAAATATAACTAAATCTCTAATTGGAAGTAGTGGATATTCTTCTGGTAAATTTTCTTTTAACTCTTCTTCTTCAAAAGGAATTGTCATAAATTACCTCCTATAACTTATCTTTATTTTTATTCTACTATCTATTAATATCTCATCTTTTATTTTTGGGGCCTTAATTATTAAAACTCCTTCTTTATATTCTGCTTTTGCTTTTTCTATGTTTATTGGTTGTGGAAGACTTAATTTCCTCAAAAATTTTCCCTTGTATCTTTCTATAAGAATGTATTTACCTTCTATTTTTAATCCTGCTTTCACACCTTTAATAATTATCTGCTTTTCATCTCCATAAATTTCAAAACTTTCTGGAATTACAGATGGACAATCCATAATTATATAATAATTTTCACCATCATCTAAAATATCTATTGGAAATGCTCCATTTCTAATCATAATTTCTCCATTTATGTTTTAATCTTTATAAAATTATTTAATTCCTTTTTTCTAAGTTGTCCACATGCAGCAGATATATCTCTACCTTTACTCCATCTAATAAATGCAGAAATATTATAATCCCAAAGTATTTTTTGAAACTTTTCTACAGATTTGTCATCTGGTCTTTGAAAATCTGTTTCTTCAAATGGATTAAATGGAATTAGATTAACTTTATATCTTTTTTTATTTTTACCTATAAGTCTTGCAAGATTATGTGCATCTTTTTCTGAATCGTTAACTCCTTTTATTAAAACATACTCAAGCATTATTCTGTATCCTGTTTTAAATGGTAAAGAGTTTAATGTTTTCATTAAGTCTTCAAGGGTATTTGTTTTGGAAATTGGCATAATATACTCTCTTGTTTTTTGATCTGCTGCATTTAAAGAAACTGCAAGTCTTACTTGAGGAAATTCTGGATCTTCATACATCCTATTTATTTGAGCAAGAATTCCTGAAGAAGATATTGTTATTTTTCTATTTGATAAATCAAGCATGTTTTTATCTGTCATTATCTGAACTGCTTTTTTTACATTATCATAATTTGCAAGTGGTTCTCCCATACCCATAAAAACAACATTTGATATTCTGTTTTCATTTCCTACAAATCTTTGAACTAAAAGATACTGATCTATTATTTCTGCAGTTTCAAGATTTCTTATTAAACCATCTTTTGTTGTATAACAAAATTTACATCCTACTGCACATCCTACTTGTGTAGAAACACATATTGTATTATGCTCTCTTTCAGGTATAAATACTGATTCTATTGTATTTCCATCTTTTGCTCTCCATAAAAATTTAATACTTCCATCTAAGTTTGATTTTTCAAAAGAAACAAGCTCTAAACTATCAAACTCTGTATTTTCTTTAAGATAATTTCTAATATCTTTTGATAGATCTGTCATCTGATCGTAAGAGGAAACTTTTTTGTTATAAAGCCATTTAGCTATCTGCTTTGCTCTAAACTTTTGCCATCCTCTTTCTTTTACCCAGTTTTCAAGCTCTTTATAATTAAAATTCTTTAAATTTATTTTCTCCATCTAATTTACCTCAACTTATAATTTTTTCTATTAAGTTTTTCCATTTTTTTGCAGTTTCTTCTATTGAATATCTTTTTGCTGTTTCTATAGCATTTGTAGATAATCTTTTATATTCTTCCTTAGAAAGATTTAACATCTTTTCCATTTTTTTTGTTAAACATTTATCATCTCCAACATTGCAAGTAAAACCATTTTCATTATCTTTCAGATATTCTCCTATTCCACCTGCAAGAGTAGATAAAACTACTTTCCCTGAGGCCATTGCTTGAAGTAATGCTCCTGCAATACCTTCTGAATTAGATGCTAAAACAAAAAAATCAGATGCTTGATGTAGTTTTTCTACATCATTTCTAAAACCAAGTCCAATTACTTTATCTTGAAGATTAAAATCTTTTATCATCTTTAAAGCTTCTTCTGAATCTGTTTTATGGCCTACAAGTAATAATTTACAATTTTTACAATTTAAATTTTTAAAAGCTTTTAATAATATATCCTGTCCTTTTCTCCAAGGTTGGAAATTAGCTACATTTATAAAAACTTTTTCATTTTCTTTTATCCCAAGTTTTTTTCTATACTCTTCTCTATAATCTGAAACAGGTTTAAATCTTGATAAATCTATTCCACTTTCAATTACTTCAAGTTTTTCTGGATAAAAATTTTTCTCTTTTAAAAGTTTTGCTACATCCTTTGAAACAACAACAATTTTATCAGCCCATCTATATTTAAGATATTTTGATATAAAAGAAGGCACATAACCAGAACGGCGCATTGCTATAAGTTTTGGCTTTTTCTTTAAAAATGGATAAACTGCAACAACATAATTAAAAGACCAAGATGAATTTGCAACAACTACATTATAATTTCCATCTTCTATAATTTTTTTTAATCTTTTGTAATTTTTAATATCAAATCTTCTTTTACTTCCTATATCTTCTTCATAAAATCTTAAAGGAACTACATTTTCAAGCCTTTCTATCATCTCTTTATGATCAAATGCAAGGGCAAGCTCTGTATGAAAATATTTAGAAAGATGTTTTGTAATTAGATAAGTCTGTTCTTTTGTACCGCACCATCCATGACTATCTATTACTTCTAAAACTTTAATATTTTTCAATAAATTATCCTTTTAAGATGATATAATTTGATTTAAAAATTATATCAAGGAGTGGAAATTGCAATCAAAAACTATTTTAGTTACAGGTGCAGCAGGTTTTATAGGTTGGAAAACTGCTGAACTTTTATTAAAAGAAGGACATTTTGTAGTTGGAATTGATAACATGAACCATTACTATGATGTTAGGCTGAAAGAATGGAGAAAAAAACAGCTTGAAAGTTATGATAATTTTAGATTTTTTGAGGTAGATATAGAAAATCTTGGTGCATTAAAAGTTTTATTTGATAGTTTTAATTTTGATGCAGTAATAAATCTTGCAGCAAGGGCAGGTGTAAGATACTCAATAGTAAATCCACATGTTTATCTTGAAACTAATGCTCATGGAACATTAAATCTTTTAGAGTTAATGAAAGAAAAAAATATTAAAAAGATGGTTCTTGCTTCAACTTCTTCACTATATGCAGGACAACCTATGCCATTTAAAGAAGATTTACCTGTAAATACGCCAATTTCTCCTTATGCTGCATCTAAAAAGGCAGCAGAAGTTATGTCTTATACATACCATTATTTATATGATATGGATATATCAATTCTTAGATACTTCACAGTTTATGGGCCTGCAGGAAGACCTGATATGAGTATTTTCAGATTTATAAAATGGATAGATGAAGGAAAACCTATTCAGCTTTTTGGTGATGGTTCTCAAGCACGAGACTTTACTTATGTTGATGATATAGCTAAAGGTACAATCCTTGCATTAAAACCTTTAGGATATGAGATTATAAATCTTGGTGGTGGAAAAAATCCTATATCTTTAAAAACTTTAATTGAAAAAATAGAAAATCTGCTTGGTAAAAAAGCAAAAATAGATTATAAACCTTTTAATAAAGCAGATATGATGGAAACTTGGGCTGATATAGAAAAAGCAGGGAAGCTTTTAGGCTGGAAACCTGAAATAGATATAGATAAAGGATTAAAAAGAACTGTTGATTGGTATTTAGAAAATAAAGATTGGGTTAAAGATATATCCTTAGAAGAAGGCTCATAAGCCTTCTATAATCTGTGGAAGCTGGGAAACAATCATTCCATTTGTAGCAACAAAATCTGCTCCAACTTCTTTTGCTTTATTTGCTAAATCTGTTCTTGTATGTCCACAATATCCTATAACCTTTATCCCTCTTTTTTTTGCTCCAGGAATAATTTTAAATGGATCATTTGATCTACTTTCAAGATTTATTAATAAAATATCAGGTTTAATCTCATCAAACTTTTCAAAATTTTCTTTAAAAAATGCAACTATTTTTGTATCGTATCCTGCTGATTTTGAAATACTGCTTATTTTTGAGTTTAACATAAGATTTTCATCTATTATTAATACTTTCATTTTATCTCCTTTATTTAATTATTAATTCTCCCTTTGTTGGAAAAATTCCTGAGCAGTATGGACAGGTAAATAAAACTTTACCTGGATAAACCATCTTAACTTTTACTTGCTTTGTTTCTCCTTTTTTAATATTTTGAACCATCACATCATAAGGTGGTAATATATAAAAACAATGCCCATAAACACTTTGTGAATAATCGTCTCCAATTCCTTCATCAAGAGCTTTTATTCTAAATAATACTACCTGACCTCTTTTAACTTCAATATGATTTGGATTATATCCATTTTTAGAAACTTCTATATTTATAACAACATCTGGCTTTTCATCAGTATTTTTTGAACAACTAAATAAGATATTAGCCAATAATATCAAGATTATTGTTATATTTCTCAAGCTCATTTTTCAACTCTTTTATTTTCTTTTCTAATAATCTTTTCTTTTTTGGATTTTTTTCTTTACTCTTTTTTTCTTCTAAAACTTTAATTTTTGATAATATTTCTAACCTTATATCACTATAAGGGTCTGCATAGCTAAAAGTAAAAGAAATAAGTAATAAAATTATTAAAACTTTTCTCATTTTGTAGCCTCTTTTTTTAAATCTTCAAAAACTTTTTTTATTTTTTCTTTAAGTTCCTCTATGCTTCCTGTGTTTTCAATTACAATATCTGCATATTTTAATTTTTCTTCAATAGGCATTTGGGAATTTATTCTTGCCAAAGCTTCTTCTTTTGAAAATCCTTTTTTTATAAGCCTTTCTAACTGAATTTCCTTTGGTGAATAAACAACTATAACCTTATCATAATCTTTATATAGTTTGCTTTCTATTAAAAGAGGGATTTCTGCAATTATTACTGCATTTTTATCTTTTCTTTCCACCTCTTCTATAAATCTTTTTATTTCTTTTCTAACTTCAGGATGGATAATACTTTCTATCTTTTTCTTTTTTTCTGGATTTTTAAAAATTATATCTGCTACTTTCTTTTTATCTATTTCTCCATTTTTATCAAAAATATTATTTCCTAAAACCTTTGAAAGTTTTTCTTTTATATCTTTTCTTTTTAAAAGCTTATGAACTACTTTATCTGCATCTATTACATACGCACCAAAATCTTCAAAAATTTCTGAAACAGTTGTTTTTCCTGTACCTATTGAGCCTGTTAATCCTATCTTTAAAGCCATTGATACCCTTTAAGTTTTGTTAATGCTTTTTATGTTAATATTTTTTAGATATATATTCAATAAATAATAAAATGGAAAATATTTTTATTTTTGCTTTTTTATCTTATATTTGGGGAGTTTTAACTAAATCTTTTCTCTTAGATTTTAATATTCCTTTAGTAGTCATTTTATTGCTCATTTTAGTTTCTGTTGTATTGAAAAATAAATTAGGTTTCATATTTACAGCCTTTTCTTTATTTGCTCTTGGATTTTATATGGCAAGTTCTTCTAACCTTAAAATAAATATCAAAAATCCTGTATTTTTAGAATGCAAAGTAATATCATTTCCTGAAAAATACTACAAAAATTTTTTATCTGATTGTAAAGTTTTAAATTCTAATAATAAAAATCTTATAAATAAAGAAGTTAAATTAATTTCCAATAAAAAATTATTTTTTTTGAGTAATGTTTATATACTTGGTAAAGCTTCTATAAAACATAATAAAATTTTTGTGAAAGTAGTCAATCTAAAAGAAGAGAAAAATAAATTTTTAAGTCCTATTTTAAGTTTTAGAGATTACTTAATAAAAAATTTTAAAGAAAATAGTCTTAATTACATTAGTTTTTCAATTGGAAACGCACTTATATTTGGAGATAGGTCTTATATTCCTCAAAATATAAAAAAAGCCTTTATAAATACAGGATTAATCCATCTTCTTGCTATAAGTGGCCTTCATATTGGTCTTTTAATTTTTATTTTGCTTTTTATTTTTTCTTTTTGGGACAAAAGAAAATCATATTTAATAACAATTTTATTTTTGATTTTTTATCCAGTAATAACTGCTTTCCATATTCCTGTTTTTAGGGCATCATTAATGGGAATTTTATACTTATATGGAAAATTTAAATATTTAGCTATAAATCCAATGAATATTTTGTTTTTTGTAGCATTTATATCTGCTTTAATCTATCCTGAAGTAATATTTTCTGTAGGCTTTCAACTTTCATTTATTGCAGTTTTTGGATTAATCCTTTCCAGAAAATATATTGAAATTGATATTAAAAACAAATTTTTAAAATTTTTTATAACTTCAATGCTACTTTCATTTTTTGCAGTTTTATGGACTACACCTTTAATAATTTTTTATTTTCATCAGTTTTCTCCAACATCAATATTTGCAACAACTTTTGAGATGTTTTTATTAATTCCATATCTTTTTTTATCTGTTTTAAATATGTTTTCATTATTTTTAATAAAGCCTCTAATAAATATAATGGATTTTATAGGATTAAAATTTATAGAACTTGCTAAGCTTTTTGATTCATTAAAGATTATGGCTTCAAACTTAGATTTAAATCTTATTGAAGTT
Proteins encoded in this region:
- the lon gene encoding endopeptidase La, which translates into the protein MTIPFEEEELKENLPEEYPLLPIRDLVIFPYMVFPIFVGRKFSINAIEEAIENNDRYIFLALQKEKDIETPEEDDIYKIGTVATILRMVKLEDDRVKILVQGVARGKIKKFIKENDLYKVQVEILDKDEEYTESLEVEALIHSVKDLLDKAVGYGKQILPDLISIIKSVDEPGRLADLVASVLDIQSKEAQEILEIIDPIERLRKVHDLLIKEVGLLEVQQKIRNAAREQMEKDQREYFLRQQIKAIQEELGEKDERQEEIEEYQKKIKEAKMPKEIEEEALKQLKRLEKMHPDSAEAGVIRSYLDWLVELPWNKKTKDILNLKKAQKILDEDHYDLEKVKERIIEYLAIQKLRKGKGIKGPILCFVGPPGVGKTSLGRSIAKALGRKFTRIALGGVRDEAEIRGHRRTYVGAMPGRIIQAIKQAGTKNPVIMLDEVDKLAMDFRGDPASALLEVLDPEQNKEFVDLYLGVPFDLSEVMFICTANRIDTIPRPLLDRMEVIRIPGYSEEEKLHIAEKYLIPKQLKETGINKNLVEFTRPGLQFLIRGYTREAGVRSLERRINEILRKIAKEIALKGKKKKYKITKSVVKKFLGAPIYVPEKERKDEVGVVQGLAWTEVGGEVLKIEATKMKGKGNLILTGSLGDVMKESARTALSYVKSKAEEYGINPEDFDKYDVHIHVPAGAIPKDGPSAGIAITTAIFSIFSELPVSSDVAMTGEITLRGHVLPVGGLKEKILAAKRAGIKTVILPEKNKDEVLEDLPPFVRKDLDLRFVDHIDQVFPIAIVGFEKLKEKVDKKS
- a CDS encoding Hsp20/alpha crystallin family protein, whose translation is MIRNGAFPIDILDDGENYYIIMDCPSVIPESFEIYGDEKQIIIKGVKAGLKIEGKYILIERYKGKFLRKLSLPQPINIEKAKAEYKEGVLIIKAPKIKDEILIDSRIKIKISYRR
- the rlmN gene encoding 23S rRNA (adenine(2503)-C(2))-methyltransferase RlmN, with translation MEKINLKNFNYKELENWVKERGWQKFRAKQIAKWLYNKKVSSYDQMTDLSKDIRNYLKENTEFDSLELVSFEKSNLDGSIKFLWRAKDGNTIESVFIPEREHNTICVSTQVGCAVGCKFCYTTKDGLIRNLETAEIIDQYLLVQRFVGNENRISNVVFMGMGEPLANYDNVKKAVQIMTDKNMLDLSNRKITISSSGILAQINRMYEDPEFPQVRLAVSLNAADQKTREYIMPISKTNTLEDLMKTLNSLPFKTGYRIMLEYVLIKGVNDSEKDAHNLARLIGKNKKRYKVNLIPFNPFEETDFQRPDDKSVEKFQKILWDYNISAFIRWSKGRDISAACGQLRKKELNNFIKIKT
- a CDS encoding glycosyltransferase family 4 protein, whose protein sequence is MKNIKVLEVIDSHGWCGTKEQTYLITKHLSKYFHTELALAFDHKEMIERLENVVPLRFYEEDIGSKRRFDIKNYKRLKKIIEDGNYNVVVANSSWSFNYVVAVYPFLKKKPKLIAMRRSGYVPSFISKYLKYRWADKIVVVSKDVAKLLKEKNFYPEKLEVIESGIDLSRFKPVSDYREEYRKKLGIKENEKVFINVANFQPWRKGQDILLKAFKNLNCKNCKLLLVGHKTDSEEALKMIKDFNLQDKVIGLGFRNDVEKLHQASDFFVLASNSEGIAGALLQAMASGKVVLSTLAGGIGEYLKDNENGFTCNVGDDKCLTKKMEKMLNLSKEEYKRLSTNAIETAKRYSIEETAKKWKNLIEKIIS
- a CDS encoding SDR family NAD(P)-dependent oxidoreductase — translated: MQSKTILVTGAAGFIGWKTAELLLKEGHFVVGIDNMNHYYDVRLKEWRKKQLESYDNFRFFEVDIENLGALKVLFDSFNFDAVINLAARAGVRYSIVNPHVYLETNAHGTLNLLELMKEKNIKKMVLASTSSLYAGQPMPFKEDLPVNTPISPYAASKKAAEVMSYTYHYLYDMDISILRYFTVYGPAGRPDMSIFRFIKWIDEGKPIQLFGDGSQARDFTYVDDIAKGTILALKPLGYEIINLGGGKNPISLKTLIEKIENLLGKKAKIDYKPFNKADMMETWADIEKAGKLLGWKPEIDIDKGLKRTVDWYLENKDWVKDISLEEGS
- a CDS encoding cupredoxin domain-containing protein translates to MSLRNITIILILLANILFSCSKNTDEKPDVVINIEVSKNGYNPNHIEVKRGQVVLFRIKALDEGIGDDYSQSVYGHCFYILPPYDVMVQNIKKGETKQVKVKMVYPGKVLFTCPYCSGIFPTKGELIIK
- the coaE gene encoding dephospho-CoA kinase (Dephospho-CoA kinase (CoaE) performs the final step in coenzyme A biosynthesis.); amino-acid sequence: MALKIGLTGSIGTGKTTVSEIFEDFGAYVIDADKVVHKLLKRKDIKEKLSKVLGNNIFDKNGEIDKKKVADIIFKNPEKKKKIESIIHPEVRKEIKRFIEEVERKDKNAVIIAEIPLLIESKLYKDYDKVIVVYSPKEIQLERLIKKGFSKEEALARINSQMPIEEKLKYADIVIENTGSIEELKEKIKKVFEDLKKEATK
- a CDS encoding ComEC/Rec2 family competence protein, with translation MLILVSVVLKNKLGFIFTAFSLFALGFYMASSSNLKINIKNPVFLECKVISFPEKYYKNFLSDCKVLNSNNKNLINKEVKLISNKKLFFLSNVYILGKASIKHNKIFVKVVNLKEEKNKFLSPILSFRDYLIKNFKENSLNYISFSIGNALIFGDRSYIPQNIKKAFINTGLIHLLAISGLHIGLLIFILLFIFSFWDKRKSYLITILFLIFYPVITAFHIPVFRASLMGILYLYGKFKYLAINPMNILFFVAFISALIYPEVIFSVGFQLSFIAVFGLILSRKYIEIDIKNKFLKFFITSMLLSFFAVLWTTPLIIFYFHQFSPTSIFATTFEMFLLIPYLFLSVLNMFSLFLIKPLINIMDFIGLKFIELAKLFDSLKIMASNLDLNLIEVLTYYILLGFITINSKIKIIYKYILFFILFSFLFVMSKI